Proteins found in one Amycolatopsis umgeniensis genomic segment:
- the rbfA gene encoding 30S ribosome-binding factor RbfA, translating into MADPARARKLAKRISQIVAHAIEHDIKDPRLNHVTITDTKITADLHDATVYYTVLGENLESTPDHAGAAAALESARGVLRTKVGQGTGVRYTPTLAFVADSIPEDAKRIEDLLAKAREADAEVARRATGAQHAGEADPYKPPREEAEDDEFADEETRG; encoded by the coding sequence ATGGCCGACCCCGCTCGGGCTCGCAAGCTCGCCAAGCGGATCTCACAGATCGTCGCGCACGCGATCGAGCACGACATCAAGGATCCGCGGCTCAACCACGTGACGATCACCGACACGAAGATCACGGCTGATCTGCACGACGCCACGGTCTACTACACGGTGCTCGGCGAGAACCTGGAGTCCACGCCCGATCACGCCGGTGCCGCGGCGGCGCTCGAATCCGCCCGTGGTGTCCTGCGCACGAAGGTCGGACAGGGCACAGGAGTCCGCTACACTCCGACGCTGGCCTTCGTGGCCGACAGCATCCCTGAGGACGCCAAGCGCATCGAGGACCTCCTCGCGAAGGCCAGGGAAGCCGATGCCGAGGTCGCTCGCCGGGCGACAGGGGCACAGCACGCCGGTGAAGCCGACCCGTACAAGCCGCCGCGGGAAGAGGCCGAAGACGATGAGTTCGCCGATGAGGAGACCCGGGGCTGA
- a CDS encoding alpha/beta hydrolase, which produces MRRPGAERVSHAVSRRGLLLGATALGGSALLSACGAEKAPLVGPPPVAPPNSPTPLTDAVTVQKMRSAARNREVNLVIIAPDRVSRVGMPVCVALHGRGADARTFLDLGVQDALNKAVAAGLPAFAVAAVDGDNYWVDVGKGDDPQRMLTAELPGWLAQRQLRPPTAMFGISMGGFGALRYAREHKDLKAVAVASAALFLSWPDAKSRKVFADREQWESHEPLLHTGELSASSTGVWCGNADPFARADRKLIKALDPVVAKMTPGEHNDDYWRGIMPEVLQFVGERIS; this is translated from the coding sequence ATGAGGAGACCCGGGGCTGAGCGAGTGAGCCACGCCGTGAGCCGGCGTGGGCTCCTGCTGGGAGCCACGGCTCTCGGAGGCTCGGCGCTGCTCTCGGCTTGTGGCGCCGAGAAAGCACCTTTGGTGGGGCCGCCGCCGGTGGCCCCACCGAACAGCCCGACCCCGCTGACCGACGCGGTCACGGTGCAGAAGATGCGGTCGGCGGCCCGGAACCGGGAAGTCAACCTGGTCATCATCGCCCCCGACCGAGTGTCCCGCGTCGGGATGCCGGTTTGCGTCGCCCTGCACGGCCGAGGCGCGGACGCCCGGACGTTCCTGGACCTCGGCGTGCAGGACGCGTTGAACAAAGCCGTCGCGGCCGGGTTGCCCGCCTTCGCGGTGGCCGCGGTCGACGGCGACAACTACTGGGTGGACGTCGGCAAGGGCGACGACCCGCAGCGCATGCTGACAGCCGAGCTCCCCGGCTGGCTCGCCCAGCGCCAGTTGCGGCCGCCGACGGCGATGTTCGGGATCTCGATGGGCGGTTTCGGCGCACTGCGCTACGCCCGCGAGCACAAGGACCTCAAGGCCGTCGCGGTCGCGAGCGCGGCGCTGTTCTTGAGCTGGCCCGATGCCAAGTCCCGCAAGGTTTTCGCGGACCGCGAGCAGTGGGAATCGCATGAACCGCTCCTGCACACCGGCGAACTTTCGGCGTCTTCGACCGGGGTGTGGTGCGGGAACGCGGATCCCTTCGCCCGCGCCGACCGCAAACTCATCAAAGCGCTCGACCCGGTCGTCGCGAAGATGACGCCGGGTGAGCACAACGACGATTACTGGCGGGGCATCATGCCCGAGGTGCTGCAGTTCGTCGGAGAACGCATCTCCTGA
- a CDS encoding transporter substrate-binding domain-containing protein codes for MRKLLYPILLLSTVALAACGTTEAAAPAAPRPGTEGIDITAQQNRIRAQKVDAVANLVPKAVRDTGKLTVGTTGNGTPPLSFRADDDKTVIGVEIDIAQLVADVLGLELDLQATSWENLFLSVETGQYAAGFSNITVTEERKDKYDFATYRKDTIAFEVKKARDVTVKEPKDIAGLKVGVGSGTNQEQILVRWDEQNKAAGLKPVEFQYFQNTTDYYLALQSGRIDAYAGPNPTASYHVAVDGQTKIVGSVSGGGQIPADIAAMTKKGNGLAEPLRQAIQSVLTNGQYAEVLKRWNLGSEAVEASQINPQGLPRK; via the coding sequence GTGAGAAAGCTCTTGTACCCGATCCTGCTCTTGTCCACGGTCGCGCTGGCCGCGTGCGGGACGACCGAAGCCGCGGCCCCCGCCGCCCCGCGGCCCGGGACCGAAGGCATCGACATCACCGCGCAGCAGAACCGGATCCGCGCGCAGAAGGTCGACGCCGTCGCGAATCTGGTGCCGAAAGCGGTGCGCGACACCGGGAAACTGACCGTCGGGACCACCGGCAACGGCACTCCCCCGCTGTCGTTCCGCGCCGACGACGACAAGACGGTGATCGGCGTCGAGATCGACATCGCGCAACTCGTCGCGGACGTGCTGGGACTGGAGCTCGATCTCCAGGCGACGTCTTGGGAGAACCTGTTCCTCTCGGTGGAGACGGGCCAGTACGCGGCCGGGTTCTCCAACATCACGGTGACCGAGGAACGCAAGGACAAGTACGACTTCGCCACCTACCGCAAGGACACCATCGCCTTCGAAGTCAAGAAAGCCCGCGATGTCACGGTTAAGGAGCCCAAGGACATCGCCGGGCTCAAGGTGGGCGTCGGATCCGGGACCAACCAGGAGCAGATCCTGGTGCGCTGGGACGAGCAGAACAAGGCCGCGGGCCTGAAACCGGTGGAGTTCCAGTACTTCCAGAACACCACGGACTACTACCTGGCATTGCAGTCCGGCCGGATCGACGCCTACGCGGGCCCCAACCCGACGGCCTCGTACCACGTCGCCGTGGACGGGCAGACGAAGATCGTCGGGTCGGTCTCCGGCGGCGGGCAGATCCCGGCCGACATCGCCGCGATGACCAAGAAGGGCAACGGGCTGGCCGAACCGCTGCGCCAGGCCATCCAGAGTGTGCTCACGAACGGCCAGTACGCCGAGGTGCTCAAACGCTGGAACCTGGGGAGCGAGGCCGTGGAGGCGTCGCAGATCAATCCGCAGGGGCTTCCGCGCAAGTAG
- a CDS encoding amino acid ABC transporter ATP-binding protein, which produces MSEDFEVDVRGVHKAFGTLTVLDGVDLQVRTGEVTVVLGPSGSGKSTLLRLINHLDRADRGFISVGGELMGYRRSGDRLHELREREILKQRTKIGFVFQNFNLFGHLTALENIVEAPLSAQRRSRAEATAHARELLAQVGLADKVDAYPRQLSGGQQQRVAIARALAVRPEVLLFDEPTSALDPELVGEVLDVIKQLARDGTTMIVVTHEIGFAREVADTVVFMDAGRVVEQGPPAQLLDAPEHPRTKAFLHKVL; this is translated from the coding sequence ATGAGCGAAGACTTCGAGGTGGACGTCCGCGGCGTGCACAAGGCTTTCGGCACGCTCACCGTGCTCGACGGGGTCGACCTCCAGGTCCGCACCGGCGAGGTCACCGTGGTGCTGGGCCCGTCCGGCTCCGGCAAGTCCACGCTGCTGCGGCTGATCAACCATCTCGACCGCGCCGACCGCGGCTTCATCAGTGTCGGCGGCGAACTGATGGGCTACCGGCGCTCGGGTGACCGGCTGCACGAACTGCGCGAACGCGAGATCCTCAAGCAGCGCACGAAGATCGGGTTCGTGTTCCAGAACTTCAACCTGTTCGGGCATCTCACCGCGCTGGAGAACATCGTCGAGGCGCCGCTTTCCGCCCAGCGCCGCTCTCGCGCGGAGGCGACCGCCCACGCGCGTGAACTGCTCGCGCAGGTCGGGCTCGCCGACAAGGTCGACGCCTATCCGCGGCAGTTGTCCGGCGGGCAGCAGCAACGGGTGGCGATCGCCCGCGCGCTCGCGGTGCGGCCCGAAGTCCTCCTGTTCGACGAACCGACGTCCGCGCTCGACCCGGAACTGGTCGGCGAGGTCCTCGACGTGATCAAGCAACTCGCCCGCGACGGCACCACCATGATCGTCGTCACCCACGAGATCGGCTTCGCCAGGGAAGTGGCCGACACCGTGGTCTTCATGGACGCGGGCCGCGTCGTCGAACAGGGCCCGCCGGCACAACTCCTCGACGCGCCGGAGCATCCCCGCACCAAGGCGTTCCTCCACAAGGTCCTTTGA
- a CDS encoding amino acid ABC transporter permease, whose translation MTSDLDAPPAPTRPEEGLRIVPARRPLTWLAAAIVAVLVAMAGHALVTNQAWEWSVVADYVFADAVLSSVVLTVELTAFGVVAGFVLGTVLALMRISRNPLLRSVSWTYTWIFRSVPLILQLLFWYNLAILYNELSFGVPFGPSFVSFDTMSLIPPFLAAGLGLGLHQAAYSGEIVRAGFLAVDQGQREAAAALGIPASRQFRRIVLPQAMRSIVPNAANEIIGMVKNTSQVYVMALPELFYQVQVIYSRSGRVIPLLLVATAWYLVLTTLLSVAQFYVERHYAKGALRTVPPTPLQKARAGLAKLKAAAR comes from the coding sequence ATGACGAGTGATCTGGACGCGCCTCCGGCGCCCACCCGACCGGAGGAGGGATTGCGGATAGTGCCCGCCCGACGGCCGCTGACCTGGCTGGCCGCCGCGATTGTCGCCGTTCTGGTGGCCATGGCCGGGCACGCTCTGGTGACCAATCAGGCCTGGGAATGGTCGGTCGTCGCCGACTACGTGTTCGCCGACGCCGTTCTCTCTTCGGTGGTCCTGACGGTGGAATTGACGGCATTCGGCGTAGTCGCGGGATTCGTACTGGGCACCGTTCTCGCACTCATGCGCATTTCCCGGAATCCGCTCCTGCGTTCGGTCAGCTGGACGTACACGTGGATCTTCCGGTCGGTCCCGCTCATTCTCCAGCTGCTTTTCTGGTACAACCTCGCCATTCTCTACAACGAGCTTTCCTTCGGCGTCCCGTTCGGCCCGTCGTTCGTCTCGTTCGACACGATGAGCCTGATCCCGCCGTTCCTCGCGGCCGGGCTCGGCCTCGGCCTGCACCAGGCCGCGTACTCCGGCGAGATCGTGCGCGCCGGGTTCCTCGCGGTCGATCAGGGACAGCGGGAAGCGGCCGCGGCGCTGGGGATCCCGGCGAGCAGGCAGTTCCGCAGGATCGTGCTGCCGCAAGCGATGCGCTCGATCGTGCCGAACGCGGCCAACGAGATCATCGGCATGGTCAAGAACACCTCGCAGGTGTACGTGATGGCACTGCCCGAACTCTTCTACCAGGTCCAGGTGATCTACAGCCGCAGCGGCCGGGTGATCCCGCTCCTGCTGGTGGCCACCGCCTGGTACCTGGTCTTGACCACACTCCTTTCCGTGGCGCAGTTCTACGTCGAACGCCACTACGCCAAGGGCGCCCTGCGCACCGTCCCGCCCACTCCCCTGCAGAAGGCCCGCGCCGGCCTCGCCAAACTGAAGGCGGCGGCCCGATGA
- a CDS encoding TRM11 family SAM-dependent methyltransferase yields MSEYAILIYPSANRVYTDSTPALLRAELAVFGLSALETDISEIGETELGGVGYLTFTTPAPLSERDLALLSNLSALYALYELGDGVLKPVTISPLANFDSDLLTIQKYPGKTNELFTKLLVNVTLLATANPAAMLEKPLHLLDPLCGRGTTLNQAMMYGFDATGLDVDGKDFDSYELFVKTWLKQKRIKHSAESGQVRRNKVRLGRRLDIGFGITKEQYKAGEVRKLSYLNCDTLTTDELLRPNSVDLIVTDAPYGVQHGSHRTQDASLARSPRDLLAAAVPVWTRVLRPGGALGISWNTNVAPREELAAILDKAGLEVREDGPFAEFSHRVDQAIVRDLIVAAKPA; encoded by the coding sequence ATGTCCGAGTACGCGATCCTGATCTACCCGTCCGCCAACCGGGTCTACACCGACTCCACTCCCGCCCTGCTGCGCGCGGAGCTGGCGGTGTTCGGCCTGTCCGCTTTGGAGACCGACATCTCCGAGATCGGCGAGACGGAACTCGGCGGCGTCGGCTACCTCACCTTCACCACGCCCGCCCCGCTGAGCGAACGCGATCTCGCGCTCCTTTCGAACCTCTCCGCGCTGTACGCGCTGTACGAACTCGGCGACGGCGTCCTGAAGCCGGTCACGATCAGTCCGCTCGCGAACTTCGACTCGGATCTGCTGACCATCCAGAAGTACCCGGGCAAGACGAACGAACTGTTCACCAAACTCCTCGTGAACGTCACCCTGCTGGCGACGGCGAACCCGGCCGCGATGCTGGAGAAACCGCTGCACCTGCTGGATCCGCTGTGCGGGCGCGGCACCACGCTGAACCAGGCGATGATGTACGGCTTCGACGCGACCGGACTCGACGTCGACGGCAAGGATTTCGACTCCTACGAACTGTTCGTCAAGACCTGGCTGAAGCAGAAGCGGATCAAGCACAGCGCCGAATCCGGTCAGGTGCGCCGCAACAAGGTCCGGCTCGGCAGGCGACTCGACATCGGTTTCGGGATCACGAAAGAGCAGTACAAGGCGGGCGAGGTCCGCAAACTGAGCTACCTCAACTGCGACACGCTCACCACGGACGAACTGCTGCGCCCGAACTCGGTGGACCTCATCGTCACCGACGCCCCGTACGGCGTGCAGCACGGCAGCCACCGCACCCAGGACGCGTCGCTCGCGCGCAGCCCGCGGGATCTGCTCGCGGCCGCCGTCCCGGTGTGGACGCGGGTGCTGCGGCCCGGCGGCGCGCTCGGCATCTCCTGGAACACCAACGTCGCGCCGCGCGAGGAACTCGCCGCGATCCTGGACAAGGCGGGACTGGAAGTCCGCGAGGACGGCCCGTTCGCGGAGTTCTCGCACCGGGTGGACCAAGCGATCGTGCGGGACCTGATCGTCGCGGCCAAACCCGCCTGA
- a CDS encoding DHH family phosphoesterase, with translation MTTTLAQDLKDAAALLARANDVTLLGHVRPDADALGSALALGRALQLRGGVKVRVSVGEPEEMPETLRSLDAGGLYVPASELPESEQLLVALDTPTPGRLGKLASRVDAVRAAGGDVLVIDHHASNVFFGTKHVVDDSAEATAVLVFALLEELGTEIDEPIARCLYAGLVTDTSGFRRARPSTHLMAAKLLEAGVDPDKVVREIVDDHPFAWLPMLSDVLAGARLEPDEARGFGLAYAVVTLDAARTVRGEEVEAVIDVVRSTREAGVAVVLKEAEPTGPSRRWTVSLRSAGGVDVSAAAGELGGGGHRQAAGCTAEGTPGEVLDRLRAALSRAPLL, from the coding sequence GTGACGACCACTTTGGCGCAGGACCTCAAGGACGCCGCCGCCCTGCTGGCGCGCGCGAACGACGTGACATTGCTCGGCCACGTGCGCCCGGACGCGGACGCGCTGGGCAGCGCGCTGGCGCTCGGAAGGGCCCTCCAGCTGCGCGGTGGGGTCAAGGTCCGCGTCTCGGTCGGCGAACCCGAGGAGATGCCCGAAACCCTGCGGAGCCTGGACGCAGGCGGGCTCTACGTCCCCGCGAGCGAGCTCCCGGAGAGTGAACAGCTGCTGGTCGCGCTCGACACGCCCACCCCGGGCAGGCTCGGGAAACTCGCGTCGCGTGTGGACGCGGTCCGCGCGGCGGGGGGCGATGTGCTGGTGATCGACCACCACGCGTCCAACGTCTTCTTCGGCACGAAACACGTCGTCGACGACAGCGCGGAGGCCACCGCCGTGCTGGTCTTCGCGTTGCTGGAGGAACTCGGCACCGAGATCGACGAGCCGATCGCGCGCTGCCTGTACGCGGGGCTCGTCACCGACACGAGCGGGTTCCGCCGGGCCCGCCCGTCCACGCACCTGATGGCGGCGAAGCTGCTCGAAGCCGGTGTCGACCCGGACAAGGTGGTCCGCGAGATCGTCGACGATCACCCGTTCGCGTGGTTGCCGATGCTTTCGGACGTCCTCGCGGGGGCTCGGCTCGAACCGGACGAGGCGCGCGGTTTCGGGCTCGCGTACGCGGTCGTGACCCTCGATGCCGCGCGGACGGTGCGCGGGGAGGAGGTCGAAGCGGTCATCGACGTCGTCCGGTCCACCCGGGAGGCCGGGGTCGCCGTGGTGCTCAAGGAAGCCGAACCGACAGGGCCCTCGCGGCGCTGGACGGTCTCGCTCCGCTCGGCGGGCGGTGTCGACGTTTCGGCCGCGGCGGGGGAGCTGGGCGGCGGCGGGCATCGCCAGGCGGCCGGGTGTACCGCGGAAGGCACGCCGGGCGAGGTACTCGACAGGCTGAGGGCGGCGCTCTCGCGGGCGCCGCTGCTGTGA